One Chitinophaga sp. H8 DNA window includes the following coding sequences:
- the yiaA gene encoding inner membrane protein YiaA: MKQKTSSAFVAASWIALFIGVIGFNVGLWNAEMQLNEKGYYFTVLMYGLFAAVSVQKCVRDRLEGIMVTDIYYGLSWVSTLLTIILLIVGLWNATLLPSEKGFYAFAFLLSIFGAIAVQKNTRDNQAVKDATPEKDAEAA, translated from the coding sequence ATGAAACAAAAAACGTCAAGTGCTTTTGTCGCAGCGTCCTGGATTGCATTGTTTATTGGCGTGATAGGCTTTAATGTAGGGCTTTGGAATGCCGAAATGCAACTCAATGAAAAGGGTTATTATTTTACCGTTTTAATGTATGGGTTATTTGCTGCCGTTTCGGTACAGAAGTGTGTACGTGACCGTTTGGAAGGGATTATGGTAACGGATATTTACTATGGTCTTAGCTGGGTATCCACACTACTGACTATCATTTTGCTGATAGTAGGTTTATGGAATGCTACACTTTTACCTAGTGAAAAAGGATTTTATGCATTTGCATTTCTGTTGAGCATCTTTGGTGCCATTGCTGTACAGAAAAATACCCGCGATAATCAGGCGGTTAAAGACGCTACACCTGAAAAGGATGCAGAGGCTGCATAA
- a CDS encoding GntP family permease — translation MTTAFLQVMLSLAAGIALIVLLTAKYRVHAFFALFLACFVVGLGVQLPVNDIITAMKEGFGNILKSLGFIIVLGTMLGVILEHTGSTQVMAAFILRLVGERFAAAAMGITGFIVGLPIFCDSGYIVLSGLNKSVARRTGISIITMSVSLAAGLYAVHCLIPPHPGATAAAGILGADLGKLILTGITVAILPTIVGCWWAHYAGSKIQAGDNDEVHTSREIPDMPVWKAFLPVLVPIVLIAIGAFSDMEKSASGAGTLFHLLGNPVIALLIGVILAFLSAPAWDRHTTGQLMTEAVEKAGSILVIIGAGGAFGAVLAGTRIGEHFSEALHLGSLGIIFPFLLASLLKTAQGSSTVAIITAASVIQPLLPALGLDSETGRLLCMLALGGGSMMISHANDAYFWVISKFSGLEMKAMLKVYSVATVLMGITTLVIVYVLSLFLL, via the coding sequence ATGACCACTGCTTTTTTACAGGTAATGCTATCATTAGCAGCAGGTATTGCATTGATTGTGCTGCTGACTGCGAAATATCGTGTACACGCTTTTTTTGCGCTGTTTCTGGCTTGTTTTGTAGTAGGGCTAGGCGTTCAGTTGCCGGTGAACGATATCATCACTGCCATGAAAGAAGGGTTCGGCAATATCCTGAAATCCCTTGGATTCATTATCGTGTTAGGCACTATGCTTGGTGTAATACTGGAGCATACCGGCAGCACACAGGTGATGGCCGCTTTTATTCTCCGGCTGGTAGGCGAACGGTTTGCTGCTGCCGCTATGGGCATTACCGGCTTTATAGTAGGACTTCCCATTTTCTGCGACTCCGGTTATATTGTATTAAGTGGTTTAAATAAATCTGTAGCCCGTCGTACAGGCATTTCCATTATTACAATGTCTGTATCACTGGCCGCTGGCTTATATGCCGTACATTGCCTGATTCCGCCACATCCCGGCGCTACCGCTGCTGCCGGTATCCTGGGTGCTGACCTGGGTAAATTAATCCTCACCGGGATAACAGTCGCTATTCTGCCTACTATCGTAGGCTGCTGGTGGGCACATTATGCAGGGAGTAAAATCCAGGCAGGAGATAATGATGAGGTCCATACATCCCGGGAAATACCGGACATGCCCGTATGGAAAGCTTTTCTACCCGTATTGGTACCTATTGTGCTGATTGCTATAGGTGCATTCAGTGATATGGAAAAATCTGCCTCCGGCGCAGGTACACTTTTCCATTTGCTGGGCAATCCGGTCATTGCTTTACTGATTGGCGTAATACTGGCCTTCTTAAGTGCACCTGCATGGGACCGTCATACCACCGGACAACTGATGACAGAAGCGGTAGAAAAAGCCGGCAGTATATTAGTGATTATAGGTGCAGGTGGGGCATTTGGGGCAGTATTGGCCGGCACCAGGATTGGAGAACACTTTAGCGAAGCACTGCACCTGGGTAGTCTGGGGATAATATTTCCTTTTTTACTGGCTTCCCTGCTAAAAACAGCGCAGGGGTCTTCCACGGTAGCAATCATTACTGCGGCCTCCGTTATCCAGCCACTGCTGCCTGCCTTAGGCCTGGATAGCGAAACCGGCAGATTGCTTTGCATGCTGGCATTAGGAGGTGGTTCTATGATGATATCCCATGCTAATGATGCCTATTTCTGGGTGATTTCCAAATTCTCCGGCCTGGAAATGAAAGCTATGTTAAAAGTATACTCTGTAGCAACGGTACTGATGGGGATTACCACGCTAGTAATCGTATATGTGTTATCTCTTTTCCTGTTATGA
- a CDS encoding fasciclin domain-containing protein — MNTLRKIYNNRCWITGIFLVILLATSCKKDDYYLDTGTIDPHYKGTILDYLKEKPFYFDSLVTIIQLAGMNDVFTKDTVTFFAPTDHSIQNTVEILNVNLYALGKDTIKTLEDVPPEVWKKYLSIYLFKGANELKDYPQIDFDLLRTYPGQNYLSYNNTVMNIGVVYGNANDVKYVGYRQLHLTYIDKPAQIMKAYTKAPVASSNIKPLNGVIHVLSDMHFFFGFSPFDFVNDYQIYKGE; from the coding sequence ATGAACACACTAAGAAAAATATATAACAACCGTTGCTGGATAACAGGCATCTTCCTTGTTATACTGCTGGCAACCTCCTGCAAAAAAGATGATTATTATCTTGATACAGGTACCATTGATCCGCACTATAAAGGTACTATACTGGATTACCTGAAGGAAAAGCCCTTTTACTTTGACAGCCTGGTAACAATTATCCAGCTGGCAGGTATGAACGATGTATTTACGAAAGACACCGTTACCTTCTTTGCACCTACAGATCATAGTATTCAGAATACGGTAGAAATCCTGAATGTGAACCTGTATGCACTGGGAAAAGATACGATCAAAACACTGGAAGATGTGCCACCGGAAGTCTGGAAAAAGTATCTGTCCATTTATCTTTTCAAAGGCGCCAATGAGCTGAAGGATTATCCACAGATAGACTTCGATCTGCTACGCACTTATCCCGGGCAAAACTACCTGTCTTACAACAACACCGTAATGAATATCGGCGTAGTATACGGCAATGCCAACGATGTGAAATATGTAGGCTACCGGCAACTGCATCTCACTTACATTGACAAGCCTGCCCAGATCATGAAGGCATATACGAAAGCACCTGTTGCATCCAGCAATATCAAACCACTAAATGGGGTTATTCATGTGTTGAGCGATATGCACTTCTTCTTTGGATTTTCGCCTTTTGATTTCGTCAATGATTACCAGATATACAAAGGAGAATAA
- a CDS encoding LamG-like jellyroll fold domain-containing protein, which translates to MSNIKKGKWKGYLLLLAGLPCIWSACNKGFDYVKAPVNLEDSIGNDGRPPKIIYLIVDGARGEAVRDAYVPNITTLTDNALYCWNTLTDSLNTQASSWADMLTGVSKTKHGVVSDDYNGNHLDQYPSIFKYVKAAYPTYRITAYTASAGLSEKLLTGADEKKVLNNDDAVTTSVVNELKQDSVGLIMGQFHAVETAGVQAGFDISRAAYKQAIEHFDKQVGDIITAMQTRKNFKNERWLVVIASSKGGKYPIDPAKDDKTIFSDPALNTFTIYYSPNYRLNYIDRPFGGTRFAGKSVRLFGRDADAVNATVPNTTGVDDYNFGDTTSFTVEMKVKVNPGPNGDYYFTYPSILGKRASFDGGVTGWVMFLESRYWMINFGKTGRGNIQAKGADISDGTWHSIAATIYRRDGRRYTKTFTDGKPGEEKDITDHGDINTTAPLTMGFLPGSVNQAADVNIADVHIWRTPLDENTIKSNACTIGIPDDHPYINYLIGYWPCTDGSGSIFRDNGQLAHDFEIHAPGAYTWDAFSTLICPPASSFLEVLVPSGRDIPQQIFSWLRILPNEAWQLDGHVWVPSLITTK; encoded by the coding sequence ATGAGCAATATTAAAAAAGGAAAATGGAAAGGGTACCTGCTTTTGCTGGCAGGGCTGCCTTGCATATGGAGTGCCTGCAATAAAGGATTTGACTATGTAAAAGCACCGGTAAACCTGGAGGATAGTATCGGCAACGATGGCCGCCCTCCCAAGATTATTTACCTCATAGTGGATGGTGCGCGGGGAGAGGCCGTAAGAGATGCTTATGTGCCCAACATTACTACCCTTACGGATAACGCCCTATACTGCTGGAATACTCTTACCGATTCATTAAATACACAGGCCTCCTCCTGGGCTGATATGCTGACAGGTGTAAGCAAAACAAAACATGGAGTGGTGAGCGACGACTATAATGGCAATCACCTGGACCAGTACCCTTCCATTTTCAAATATGTAAAAGCAGCTTATCCTACTTACCGGATTACAGCTTATACTGCCAGTGCAGGACTTTCTGAGAAATTACTGACCGGTGCAGATGAGAAAAAAGTGCTGAACAATGATGATGCGGTAACCACTTCGGTGGTAAATGAATTGAAGCAAGACAGTGTAGGGCTTATTATGGGGCAGTTTCATGCGGTAGAAACAGCCGGGGTACAAGCAGGATTTGATATATCCCGTGCTGCTTACAAACAGGCTATTGAGCATTTTGATAAGCAGGTTGGGGATATCATTACGGCCATGCAGACACGTAAAAACTTCAAAAATGAACGGTGGCTGGTAGTAATTGCATCTTCCAAAGGAGGTAAATATCCTATTGATCCTGCCAAGGATGATAAAACTATTTTCAGCGATCCGGCCTTAAACACTTTTACGATCTATTACTCTCCCAATTACAGGCTCAATTATATTGACCGCCCCTTTGGAGGTACCCGGTTTGCCGGAAAATCGGTGAGATTATTTGGCCGGGACGCGGACGCGGTGAATGCCACAGTGCCTAATACCACAGGAGTAGATGATTACAATTTTGGAGATACCACCTCCTTTACAGTAGAGATGAAAGTAAAAGTAAATCCAGGACCTAATGGCGATTATTATTTCACCTACCCTTCTATTTTGGGCAAGCGTGCTTCTTTTGACGGGGGGGTTACCGGTTGGGTAATGTTTCTGGAGAGCAGGTACTGGATGATCAACTTTGGAAAAACAGGTCGTGGTAATATTCAGGCAAAAGGTGCTGATATCAGTGATGGTACCTGGCATAGTATAGCAGCTACCATATATAGGCGGGACGGCCGGAGATATACCAAAACATTTACGGATGGAAAGCCAGGTGAGGAAAAAGACATTACTGATCATGGTGATATCAACACTACAGCTCCATTAACCATGGGCTTCTTACCCGGATCAGTAAACCAGGCAGCAGATGTAAACATTGCAGATGTACATATATGGAGAACACCTTTAGACGAAAACACGATAAAAAGTAATGCCTGTACGATAGGCATACCGGATGATCACCCTTATATAAATTATCTGATCGGGTACTGGCCCTGTACTGACGGCAGTGGGAGTATTTTCAGAGATAACGGCCAGCTGGCGCATGATTTTGAAATACATGCACCTGGCGCTTATACCTGGGATGCTTTTAGTACACTGATTTGTCCTCCGGCCTCTTCCTTCCTGGAAGTACTGGTACCTAGCGGCCGTGATATCCCTCAGCAAATATTCAGCTGGCTGCGTATTTTACCAAACGAGGCCTGGCAACTGGATGGTCATGTATGGGTGCCCAGCTTAATTACTACCAAATAA
- a CDS encoding DUF6965 family protein: MTYEELCEYFNNIELPEGPIFLNKATKITDVPKFVQSHLISIDNNPNSPTAKGDYDRLIELKRILELESR; this comes from the coding sequence ATGACGTATGAAGAACTTTGCGAATATTTTAATAATATAGAATTACCTGAAGGGCCTATCTTTTTAAACAAAGCAACTAAAATTACTGATGTACCCAAATTTGTCCAGAGTCATTTGATCTCTATTGACAACAATCCAAATTCGCCCACAGCTAAGGGGGATTATGATCGCCTTATAGAATTGAAGAGGATTTTAGAATTGGAAAGTAGATAG
- a CDS encoding DUF5008 domain-containing protein, protein MKNSVKIIYTLLSALLLFSCREKEAIFADPYAGGKVPLGVKFEDAAPSPAQGFPGTNVSFQVTGLLPYKDKLIFTFNGEKASVTSLDDKEIKLKVPEQASSGVVAIQIGDQVFYGPEFRVRGKLEFDATYKALIGSNGSIIDQLELSSSRKIITGSFTDFEAKGIVKPINRIVLTSRDGEVDRSFQSGKAANGTIASIVELNNGKFIIGGSFGAFDTHSGGNSAIFSMTQLNSNGSLDTTEINTFLKKDTVPTFNGGTDQPVDKLLIYNNRVTAIGSFRYYIKKLYNIPTYDQQRDSLVLDSIEMRQLARFYPNGALDTSFNYDLQARKSYPGPNGFILDALMQNDGKIIIVGKFTKYNNTEVNNIARINPDGSLDPSFNTGSGTDAVISSIKYNSTTQKFLLSGTFSKVNGVPCYNIAMLNANGTLDASFSPRQVTDGFVTFAKQLSNGLIVAAGSFKRYDNVTRGGFMILNPNGSLAKDYNATGSLNNGDYSSGYINNIQESITSSNETAITVYGSFSKFDGTVVGNIMRLTLKK, encoded by the coding sequence ATGAAAAATTCTGTTAAAATAATATACACCTTATTGTCCGCTTTGCTGCTTTTCAGCTGCCGGGAGAAGGAAGCGATATTTGCGGATCCTTATGCAGGAGGTAAGGTACCCCTGGGTGTAAAATTTGAAGATGCAGCCCCTTCCCCTGCCCAGGGATTTCCCGGTACCAATGTCAGCTTTCAGGTAACTGGGTTATTACCGTATAAGGATAAACTGATTTTTACTTTTAATGGAGAGAAAGCCAGTGTAACTTCCCTGGATGATAAGGAAATCAAACTGAAAGTACCTGAACAGGCCAGTTCCGGTGTGGTTGCCATACAAATCGGCGATCAGGTATTTTATGGCCCTGAATTCAGGGTAAGAGGGAAACTGGAATTTGATGCTACCTATAAAGCACTTATTGGCAGTAATGGTAGTATAATAGATCAGCTGGAGCTGTCGAGCAGCCGTAAAATCATTACGGGCAGCTTCACAGATTTTGAAGCTAAAGGTATTGTAAAACCTATCAACCGCATTGTACTCACTTCCAGAGATGGTGAAGTAGATCGGTCCTTCCAGTCCGGGAAAGCCGCCAATGGTACCATCGCAAGTATAGTAGAATTGAACAACGGAAAATTCATCATAGGAGGATCTTTTGGAGCATTTGATACCCATAGTGGCGGCAACAGTGCTATTTTTTCGATGACACAGTTAAACTCCAACGGGTCACTGGATACCACTGAAATCAATACTTTCCTCAAGAAGGATACCGTTCCTACCTTCAATGGCGGTACTGATCAGCCGGTTGACAAGCTGCTGATTTACAACAACAGGGTTACCGCTATTGGCAGCTTCCGGTACTATATCAAAAAGCTATACAATATTCCGACTTATGACCAGCAGCGCGACTCTCTTGTGCTGGACAGCATCGAAATGCGGCAGTTAGCGAGGTTTTACCCCAATGGCGCATTGGATACTTCCTTCAACTATGATCTCCAGGCCCGGAAAAGTTATCCCGGACCTAATGGTTTTATCCTGGATGCACTCATGCAAAATGATGGCAAAATCATTATTGTAGGCAAGTTCACCAAATACAATAATACCGAAGTAAATAACATTGCCCGCATTAATCCGGACGGCAGCCTGGATCCCAGCTTTAATACCGGCAGTGGAACAGATGCTGTTATTTCAAGTATCAAGTATAACAGCACTACGCAAAAATTCTTACTGTCCGGCACTTTTTCCAAAGTAAATGGTGTACCCTGCTACAACATCGCTATGCTAAATGCCAATGGCACACTGGATGCCAGCTTCAGCCCCCGTCAGGTTACAGATGGCTTTGTCACCTTTGCCAAACAATTATCCAACGGGCTTATTGTAGCGGCAGGCTCATTTAAGCGTTATGATAATGTAACCAGGGGTGGTTTTATGATTCTGAACCCAAATGGTTCACTGGCAAAAGATTATAATGCCACCGGTAGTTTGAATAACGGTGACTATTCAAGCGGATATATTAATAACATACAGGAATCCATTACCTCTTCCAATGAAACAGCCATTACGGTATACGGTTCGTTCAGCAAATTTGATGGTACAGTAGTAGGTAATATCATGCGGTTAACGCTGAAGAAGTAG
- a CDS encoding ligand-binding sensor domain-containing protein encodes MNCLSRYSLVFLTLLSYQLLTAQSKDLFFENYTSQNGLSQNSCFAITQDAAGFMWFGTQDGLNRYDGKQFKVFLPQHPTGKKLPSNYITSLFFDTYEKLLWVGTIRGACIYHPEKDALIKISELYPAASPLETVPIKTIVSFKAHEYWFITYNKGLLQLNTRTGTLQTFFNNAATNAGVSSIVLHKGKILVSVSQHLFHLIPEKENYQIQPLLPQHAFPEIKTLFSYDSTLWIGTLTAGCYYITEPVTDAANIHLFKATSSGVGSFARDAAGNLWIGTRGDGIIQYNPHSGAIQTARHNKYDNRTPGKNFVLNLFLDRQRLMWCGLSGGGIAKYDPLKYQFSSLSNEPLNTASLPDNMVFTLFKTKDGHHFIGTQNKGLIKWEVDSSRFHSYPGIARFGAANNTVYSIAEDDDRNLWIASWGGLMQLDNQYQQFRYFEEKNLLTTKKLYTVHKLKYADSLFITGENGPVFFSLKEKRWYSCKDTLLQSYAYIGRYTYEDESKNLWICTEGGGLIKYDYVRGKFKVIESVKKLAAYTRYLLRDGTLFWLATDNGIVVYDFEKEKVKKHISINQANASNVCYAIQKDSSGLFWVSTNTGLYRINPANYVMQHYDQDNGLSFLEYNTACTLTETDGSFLFGGVGGITQFKPSLLKENTFSPDPLITAILVNGIPWTLNKAPSQINTLTLNHHQNSITIQFAVNNFSNHNKNQFAYRLQGLNDSWVNYKNNNTASYNSLPPGRYHFQLQSANSDGKWSNGTTMLAIIIQPPWWQTWWFRIGVLLIVAGITFWIIRKRIGNIRYKAALKQKITETEMMALRAQMNPHFIFNCINSIDALIQSNDKYHATVYLNKFAKLLRNILDSSKQHTVTLAKDLDTLQLYIDLEKLRYENKFTATIQADELLLQDDYKVPPLIVQPYVENAILHGLKNRLDNKGTLLIKVSKFPGYIEYIIEDNGVGRQAQKPTSMNGNSYGMQMSQDRVRFFNKEANASVVVTDLKENGIATGTKIQVRLNIQ; translated from the coding sequence TTGAATTGCCTATCCAGATACTCCCTGGTTTTCCTTACCTTATTGAGTTATCAGTTATTGACAGCTCAATCAAAGGACTTGTTTTTTGAAAACTACACCTCTCAAAATGGTCTTTCGCAAAACAGTTGCTTTGCTATCACACAAGATGCCGCAGGTTTTATGTGGTTTGGAACACAGGATGGACTTAACAGGTATGATGGGAAACAATTCAAAGTTTTTTTACCGCAGCATCCGACCGGTAAAAAACTTCCTTCCAATTATATCACCTCCCTGTTTTTCGACACTTACGAAAAATTGTTATGGGTAGGTACCATCCGTGGTGCATGTATCTATCATCCGGAAAAAGATGCCTTAATAAAGATCAGTGAATTGTATCCTGCTGCCAGCCCGCTGGAAACAGTGCCTATTAAAACTATTGTCAGCTTTAAAGCACATGAATACTGGTTTATTACTTATAACAAAGGATTGCTGCAGCTGAATACGCGGACAGGCACCCTGCAAACCTTCTTTAATAATGCAGCAACCAATGCAGGCGTAAGCAGTATTGTGCTGCATAAAGGGAAGATCCTTGTATCTGTATCACAGCATTTATTTCACCTGATTCCGGAAAAAGAAAACTATCAGATACAGCCCCTGCTGCCACAACATGCTTTTCCTGAAATAAAAACATTGTTTTCTTATGATAGTACGCTCTGGATTGGCACTTTAACAGCAGGATGCTATTATATTACGGAGCCTGTAACAGATGCTGCCAACATTCATCTGTTTAAGGCAACCAGCAGCGGTGTTGGATCCTTTGCAAGAGATGCTGCCGGTAATTTATGGATAGGTACCCGGGGAGATGGCATCATACAATACAACCCTCACTCGGGTGCGATACAAACTGCCCGGCACAACAAATATGATAACCGTACTCCCGGAAAAAACTTTGTACTCAATCTGTTCCTGGACAGACAACGATTGATGTGGTGTGGACTTAGCGGCGGAGGTATTGCGAAATATGATCCACTGAAATACCAGTTCAGTTCTTTGAGCAATGAGCCATTAAATACAGCATCCTTACCGGACAATATGGTTTTTACCCTTTTTAAAACCAAGGATGGACACCATTTCATTGGCACACAGAACAAAGGGCTTATAAAATGGGAAGTGGATTCCTCCCGATTTCACAGTTATCCCGGCATTGCCAGATTTGGGGCAGCTAATAATACGGTTTACAGTATTGCAGAGGATGACGACCGTAATCTCTGGATAGCCAGTTGGGGAGGGTTGATGCAGCTGGATAATCAGTATCAGCAATTCCGCTACTTCGAAGAGAAAAATCTGTTGACCACCAAAAAGCTCTATACAGTGCATAAATTGAAATATGCAGACAGTCTTTTTATCACAGGTGAAAACGGCCCCGTATTTTTTTCCCTGAAAGAAAAAAGATGGTATTCCTGTAAGGATACACTACTTCAATCGTATGCGTATATAGGCAGGTATACTTATGAAGATGAATCAAAAAACCTGTGGATCTGTACTGAGGGAGGCGGGCTTATAAAGTATGATTATGTCAGGGGAAAATTCAAAGTAATTGAATCTGTGAAAAAGCTGGCTGCTTATACCAGGTATCTGCTACGCGATGGGACTTTATTCTGGCTGGCAACAGATAATGGAATTGTGGTGTACGATTTTGAAAAAGAAAAAGTAAAAAAACACATCAGCATTAATCAGGCAAATGCTTCCAATGTATGTTATGCAATCCAGAAAGACAGCTCCGGATTATTTTGGGTGAGTACCAACACCGGATTGTACCGGATTAATCCTGCCAATTATGTTATGCAGCACTACGATCAGGATAACGGACTATCCTTTCTTGAATACAACACTGCCTGTACACTTACCGAAACAGACGGTTCCTTTTTGTTCGGTGGCGTAGGTGGCATTACCCAATTCAAGCCATCACTTTTGAAGGAAAATACCTTTAGTCCTGACCCGCTTATAACTGCAATACTGGTAAATGGTATCCCCTGGACTTTAAATAAAGCGCCTTCTCAAATCAACACGCTTACACTAAACCATCATCAAAATTCCATCACCATACAGTTTGCAGTAAACAATTTTTCCAATCATAATAAAAACCAGTTTGCCTACCGGCTGCAAGGACTTAATGATAGCTGGGTAAATTATAAAAATAATAATACCGCCAGCTACAACAGTCTTCCACCAGGCAGGTACCACTTTCAATTACAATCCGCCAATAGTGACGGCAAGTGGAGCAATGGGACAACCATGCTCGCAATTATCATTCAGCCTCCCTGGTGGCAAACATGGTGGTTCCGCATCGGTGTATTGCTGATTGTAGCAGGTATTACCTTTTGGATCATAAGAAAAAGGATCGGTAATATCCGTTACAAAGCTGCACTGAAACAGAAAATCACAGAAACAGAAATGATGGCACTCAGAGCGCAGATGAATCCACATTTTATTTTTAACTGCATTAATAGTATTGATGCACTTATCCAGAGTAACGATAAATATCACGCCACCGTATACCTGAATAAATTTGCCAAGCTGCTCCGTAATATCCTTGACAGCTCAAAACAGCATACCGTTACACTGGCAAAAGACCTGGACACATTACAACTGTATATAGACCTGGAAAAGCTCAGGTATGAAAATAAATTTACGGCCACCATACAGGCTGATGAATTATTGTTGCAGGATGATTATAAAGTGCCTCCGCTGATTGTACAGCCTTATGTTGAAAATGCTATCTTACATGGGCTAAAAAACCGGCTTGATAATAAGGGTACCCTGTTGATTAAAGTTTCAAAATTTCCCGGATACATTGAATATATCATTGAAGATAATGGGGTGGGCAGACAAGCACAAAAGCCTACCTCCATGAACGGAAATTCCTATGGTATGCAAATGAGCCAGGACAGGGTCCGGTTTTTCAACAAAGAGGCTAATGCCTCAGTGGTGGTCACTGATCTGAAAGAAAATGGCATAGCAACGGGTACAAAAATACAGGTACGTTTAAACATACAATAA
- a CDS encoding LytR/AlgR family response regulator transcription factor, translating into MLTAVIIDDEQKGRIALREKLHDYCPEVQLSGEAADGETGMKLIKDLKPQIVFLDIEMPRMGGFEMLNQLQDKRFHLIFTTAYDQYAIKAIKYAAFDYLLKPVDIEELRSAIERVKKEAQEPTEKKLEILQQNLLSRYHLSKIAIPSMDGLLFFNTADIIHLEAQSNYTFIHFVNHPPFLASRTLKDFEELLPALTFFRTHHSHIINLNYIKRYIRGDGGQIEMQNGNYVTVARRKKEEFLKAFGYIS; encoded by the coding sequence ATGCTGACAGCTGTAATCATAGATGATGAACAAAAAGGGCGTATTGCCCTGCGTGAAAAACTGCACGACTATTGCCCCGAAGTACAGTTAAGTGGTGAAGCCGCAGATGGGGAAACAGGCATGAAACTGATTAAAGATTTAAAACCCCAAATCGTTTTCCTGGATATTGAAATGCCGCGCATGGGTGGTTTTGAAATGCTGAACCAGCTACAGGATAAACGCTTCCACCTTATTTTCACTACGGCTTATGACCAATATGCCATTAAAGCGATTAAATATGCGGCATTTGATTATTTGCTAAAGCCGGTAGACATAGAAGAATTGAGATCGGCTATTGAAAGGGTAAAAAAAGAAGCCCAGGAACCAACAGAAAAAAAGCTGGAGATCCTGCAGCAAAACTTATTATCCAGGTATCACCTCAGTAAAATCGCCATTCCTTCCATGGATGGGTTGCTTTTTTTCAATACCGCCGACATCATTCATCTGGAAGCCCAAAGCAACTATACTTTCATTCACTTTGTGAATCATCCGCCTTTTTTAGCCAGCCGTACCCTCAAAGATTTTGAGGAATTATTACCTGCGCTGACTTTTTTCCGTACCCACCATTCTCATATTATCAATCTCAATTACATCAAGCGTTATATCCGTGGGGATGGCGGGCAGATTGAGATGCAAAATGGAAACTATGTTACTGTGGCCAGGCGCAAGAAAGAGGAGTTTCTGAAAGCCTTCGGATATATATCCTGA